One part of the Saprospiraceae bacterium genome encodes these proteins:
- a CDS encoding OmpH family outer membrane protein — protein MKIKFFFILTLLICFVGSSYSQRFALVDVNKVLDNMDDYKKAQEELDRVAASWKQEIAIEYDRIKAMYNKYQAEQVLLTEDQRKQKEEEITNKEKEVRKLQKDKFGEEGELFRRRQDLVRPIQDRVYTAIQDFALANTLDAMFDTSGSAGIIYYNKDLDKTEAIIKKLKSK, from the coding sequence ATGAAAATCAAGTTTTTCTTCATTTTGACTTTATTAATCTGTTTTGTTGGGAGCAGCTATAGCCAGCGTTTTGCCTTAGTCGATGTCAATAAGGTTTTAGATAATATGGATGATTATAAAAAGGCACAAGAGGAGTTGGATAGGGTGGCGGCAAGTTGGAAACAGGAAATTGCAATTGAATATGACCGAATTAAAGCAATGTATAATAAATATCAGGCAGAACAGGTGTTATTAACGGAAGATCAAAGGAAGCAAAAGGAAGAGGAAATTACAAATAAAGAAAAAGAGGTTCGCAAACTCCAAAAAGATAAATTTGGTGAAGAAGGAGAACTTTTTCGGAGAAGACAAGATTTAGTTCGTCCAATTCAGGATCGGGTATATACTGCAATTCAGGATTTTGCATTGGCAAACACCTTAGATGCAATGTTTGATACAAGTGGTTCAGCTGGAATCATCTATTATAATAAAGATTTAGATAAGACCGAAGCAATTATAAAAAAATTAAAATCTAAGTAA
- a CDS encoding OmpH family outer membrane protein, with amino-acid sequence MKINILYLTVCIFGCFLTTISAQKFGYLNSQALLAELPEVKQADANLQALQTQLEKKGQMMVQELEGKYKELQRKEQSGEISPKALEEEARKLKEQEGELAKFEQDVQKQLGSKRQEMLQPLIDKVNSAIKQVATEGQFVYIFDSSAGMLLYAQESLDVTAIVKAKLGI; translated from the coding sequence ATGAAAATCAACATTTTATATTTAACCGTATGTATTTTCGGTTGTTTTTTAACTACAATTTCTGCTCAGAAATTCGGATATTTAAATTCTCAAGCATTACTTGCAGAATTACCAGAAGTTAAACAGGCTGATGCTAATTTACAAGCCTTACAAACACAACTTGAGAAAAAAGGGCAAATGATGGTCCAGGAGTTGGAAGGTAAATATAAAGAATTACAAAGAAAGGAGCAATCCGGAGAAATAAGTCCAAAGGCCTTAGAAGAAGAAGCAAGAAAATTAAAAGAACAAGAAGGAGAGCTTGCAAAATTTGAACAAGATGTCCAAAAACAGTTGGGAAGTAAAAGGCAAGAAATGTTACAACCATTAATCGACAAGGTAAATAGTGCAATCAAACAAGTAGCTACAGAAGGACAGTTCGTTTACATTTTTGATTCAAGTGCCGGGATGCTTTTATATGCTCAGGAATCCTTAGATGTTACTGCCATTGTAAAAGCTAAACTGGGCATTTAA
- a CDS encoding acyloxyacyl hydrolase has product MKFIPSGYSKFMELDLAYQTQGKKRWERYYHYPRIGFGFRYLDFGAPVNVLGKGVSFYPYLDLGFFQRANFSGRFIIACGLAYLDHPFHIKNNPLQTAIGSKWNNLTNFQLRFEHKFLQNKLLYTGVSLSHISNGAYQAPNLGLNFLSVILGLAFDSHRPVDDFRSGKIVKEDFSRNLTKFSFSVETGLTLKEIRIPGGPKYLISWYMLDAGYQYNDFKSWRLSLDIEKNHLASYFSDYTELKPNKKSASKDGLRLNAYLAHQWLFGNIGLTIRTGYQFLRKISLDDYPVVTKLDLSYIVPYSIKNTIKPYVGVSLKTHFGTAEYIGLMAGLRIHNEKRMQAMSQNLF; this is encoded by the coding sequence ATGAAATTTATTCCATCCGGATATTCAAAATTTATGGAACTAGATTTAGCATATCAAACGCAGGGTAAAAAACGGTGGGAGCGTTATTATCATTATCCCAGAATTGGATTTGGATTTAGATATTTGGATTTTGGAGCGCCTGTAAATGTATTGGGAAAAGGGGTTTCTTTTTATCCTTATCTTGACTTAGGCTTTTTTCAAAGGGCCAATTTTTCAGGTCGTTTTATAATTGCATGCGGACTTGCTTATTTAGATCATCCCTTTCACATAAAAAATAATCCATTACAAACGGCAATTGGTTCTAAATGGAATAATTTAACAAACTTTCAATTGCGGTTTGAACATAAATTCTTACAAAACAAATTGCTATATACTGGAGTTTCACTATCTCATATTAGTAATGGCGCTTATCAAGCACCTAATCTTGGACTTAATTTTTTATCTGTAATTTTGGGTCTGGCATTTGATTCCCATAGACCTGTAGATGATTTTAGATCTGGAAAAATAGTAAAAGAAGACTTTTCACGCAATTTAACAAAATTTTCCTTTAGTGTTGAAACAGGCTTGACTTTGAAAGAAATCCGGATCCCCGGTGGTCCAAAATACTTAATTAGCTGGTATATGTTAGATGCCGGTTATCAATATAATGATTTTAAATCCTGGAGACTCAGTCTTGATATTGAGAAGAATCATTTAGCTTCTTATTTTAGTGACTACACGGAATTAAAGCCCAACAAAAAAAGTGCCTCAAAAGATGGTCTGCGGTTGAATGCGTATCTTGCACATCAATGGCTTTTTGGTAATATTGGACTAACGATTCGAACTGGTTATCAATTTTTAAGAAAAATTAGTTTGGATGATTATCCGGTTGTGACAAAATTAGATCTTTCATATATTGTTCCATATTCAATCAAAAATACCATAAAACCATATGTTGGCGTTAGTTTAAAAACACATTTTGGGACTGCAGAATATATTGGCTTGATGGCTGGTTTGCGAATCCATAATGAGAAAAGGATGCAAGCAATGTCACAAAATTTATTTTAA
- a CDS encoding diphosphomevalonate decarboxylase produces the protein MKNQSIRWISPSNIAIIKYWGKFGNQLPMNPSLSFTLSESKTDTSITWEVIPNQETCSFNFFYDGKPKPSFETKISNFLKKLEVEYNWLKSLHLEINSKNTFPHSAGIASSASAMSAIALCLVSIENEINKQPYIEDVFYKTASRISRLGSGSAARSVFPVAALWGESIPVESSANDYAIPFINNIHPIFRELQDYIFIINKNEKLVSSSGGHQLMENHPYRASRIQQANENISKLIPALATGAFPEFAMICEEEALSLHGLMMSSRPGYILLEPESLWLINEIKAFQNLTQLPITFTIDAGPNIHMLFPKSIKKEVDSWIQKSLPGYLIENRIIFDSVGLGPERII, from the coding sequence ATGAAAAACCAATCTATTCGCTGGATAAGTCCTTCCAATATTGCAATTATTAAATATTGGGGAAAATTTGGAAACCAGCTTCCAATGAATCCCTCATTAAGCTTTACACTCTCCGAAAGTAAAACAGATACAAGTATAACATGGGAGGTAATACCAAACCAAGAAACTTGTAGTTTTAATTTTTTTTATGATGGAAAACCAAAGCCCTCATTCGAAACAAAAATTAGTAATTTTCTTAAAAAACTGGAAGTCGAATATAATTGGTTAAAATCATTACACCTAGAAATAAATAGTAAGAATACCTTTCCACATTCTGCTGGCATCGCATCCTCTGCTTCCGCTATGAGTGCTATTGCGCTTTGTTTAGTTTCTATAGAAAACGAAATAAACAAGCAACCATATATCGAAGACGTGTTTTACAAAACAGCCTCTAGAATTTCCCGATTGGGTTCTGGTTCTGCTGCAAGATCTGTATTTCCAGTCGCTGCTTTGTGGGGTGAATCAATTCCTGTTGAATCCAGCGCTAACGATTATGCAATTCCGTTTATAAATAATATTCACCCTATATTTCGTGAACTTCAAGACTATATTTTCATCATCAATAAAAATGAAAAATTAGTCTCCTCGTCAGGAGGGCATCAACTCATGGAAAATCATCCATATCGAGCGTCAAGAATCCAACAAGCAAATGAAAATATAAGTAAATTAATTCCAGCCCTAGCCACCGGTGCATTTCCAGAATTTGCTATGATCTGCGAAGAAGAAGCTTTATCCTTGCATGGCTTAATGATGAGTTCAAGGCCTGGATATATATTACTTGAACCGGAATCTCTTTGGTTGATCAATGAAATAAAAGCATTCCAAAACCTTACACAATTACCAATAACATTTACAATTGATGCCGGACCGAATATACATATGCTTTTCCCTAAAAGTATTAAAAAAGAAGTTGACAGCTGGATCCAAAAATCATTACCAGGATATTTAATAGAAAATCGAATCATTTTTGACTCTGTAGGACTCGGACCAGAAAGAATCATTTAA
- a CDS encoding rhodanese-like domain-containing protein, which translates to MLNQFLSHAVPEMSCKELSANFENYILLDTRTKEEFDLSHLKNARWIDYNNFKLSLIKDLPTDKAIVCYCSIGYRSEKIAKKLIQNGYKNVHNLYGSIFEWTNLNLPLYNNNAEITFSIHGYNKKWSRWIDNKNIKIIY; encoded by the coding sequence ATGCTTAATCAATTTCTTTCACATGCTGTTCCTGAAATGAGCTGCAAAGAATTATCGGCAAATTTTGAAAATTATATTCTTTTAGATACACGCACAAAAGAAGAATTTGATTTGAGTCATTTAAAAAATGCAAGATGGATTGATTACAACAACTTTAAGCTCTCCTTAATAAAAGATCTACCAACAGATAAAGCCATTGTTTGTTATTGTTCAATTGGATATAGAAGTGAAAAAATAGCTAAGAAGTTAATTCAAAACGGCTATAAAAATGTTCATAATTTATATGGAAGTATATTTGAATGGACAAATCTAAATCTTCCGTTATACAATAATAATGCAGAAATAACATTTTCAATTCATGGCTATAATAAAAAATGGAGTCGTTGGATTGACAATAAAAATATCAAAATAATCTATTAA
- a CDS encoding histidine ammonia-lyase — MNPIFQISRNSITLQKLQEIQEKDLKLDLDPELRVLLYNQRIKLDLILSTNDKPIYGINTGFGALCNTKIPDDQLHELQSNLVRSHACGFGAYVSEDLARLVLLLKIIGLSQEYSAVRPELIEFLILLYNHRIIPVIPEMGSLGASGDLAPLAHLSLSAIGEGLVNYNNKILESNTVFKDLNIKVPFLKAKEGLALLNGTQYSLALLITAVLKARRCYHQANLNAALSMESFNCNISFLHPKIQEIRNQSGQVHAANEISSWLVDSDIQTRSNKSVQDPYSFRCAPQVHGASFDAIKYCETIAENELNSVTDNPLLISSTEVISGGNFHAQPLALASDFLCLATTELANISERRIYQLICGTRGLPDFLTNEPGLNSGFMIVQYAAAAAVSMNKQLSSPASVDSIISSKGQEDHVSMAANAGLKCNKIAEQTELVLAMEWMTATRAWNFRKDWKLQNNLEKYYKNYLDIIPFKKEDHIPSNDYEKTILYLRSIAY; from the coding sequence ATGAATCCAATTTTTCAGATCAGTAGAAATTCTATTACGCTTCAAAAATTACAAGAAATTCAAGAAAAGGATCTTAAACTAGATTTAGATCCTGAATTAAGAGTTTTACTTTACAATCAAAGAATTAAACTGGATTTGATACTTTCCACAAATGATAAGCCCATTTATGGAATTAATACAGGATTTGGTGCTCTCTGTAACACTAAAATTCCAGATGATCAGTTGCATGAACTACAGTCAAACCTGGTTAGATCTCATGCCTGTGGATTTGGTGCTTATGTCTCGGAAGATCTTGCCCGTTTAGTATTATTATTAAAAATTATCGGACTATCACAAGAATATTCTGCTGTCAGACCCGAATTGATAGAATTTTTAATTTTATTATATAATCATCGTATCATTCCTGTAATACCTGAAATGGGATCCTTAGGAGCTTCCGGAGATCTCGCTCCGCTAGCACATTTATCTCTATCTGCAATCGGTGAAGGTCTCGTTAATTACAATAATAAAATTCTTGAATCCAATACTGTTTTTAAAGATTTAAATATTAAAGTTCCATTTTTAAAAGCTAAGGAAGGCTTGGCATTATTAAATGGTACACAATATTCTTTAGCTTTATTAATTACGGCTGTTTTGAAAGCGCGACGCTGTTATCATCAAGCGAATTTAAACGCAGCACTTTCTATGGAATCTTTTAATTGTAATATTTCTTTTTTACATCCAAAAATTCAGGAGATTAGAAATCAGTCAGGACAGGTCCATGCGGCCAATGAAATTTCTTCCTGGCTTGTTGATAGCGATATTCAAACCAGAAGCAATAAATCAGTGCAAGATCCATACTCTTTTCGTTGCGCACCGCAGGTACATGGGGCTAGTTTTGATGCCATAAAATATTGCGAAACGATTGCAGAAAATGAATTGAATTCTGTAACAGATAACCCACTCCTTATTTCCTCAACCGAAGTGATTTCAGGTGGTAATTTTCATGCACAACCATTAGCTTTGGCTTCAGACTTTTTATGTCTTGCTACAACAGAATTAGCTAATATTTCTGAAAGACGAATTTATCAGTTGATTTGTGGTACGCGTGGCTTGCCAGATTTTCTAACAAATGAACCGGGTTTAAATTCCGGCTTCATGATTGTTCAATATGCCGCCGCTGCTGCTGTTAGTATGAATAAACAACTTTCTTCTCCAGCTTCGGTTGACTCCATTATAAGTTCTAAAGGTCAGGAGGACCATGTAAGTATGGCTGCAAATGCCGGACTAAAATGCAATAAAATTGCCGAACAAACGGAACTTGTTTTAGCCATGGAATGGATGACTGCAACCCGGGCATGGAATTTTAGAAAAGATTGGAAACTTCAAAATAATTTAGAAAAATATTATAAAAACTATCTCGATATTATACCTTTTAAAAAAGAAGATCATATCCCTTCGAATGATTACGAAAAAACTATTTTATATCTTAGATCCATAGCGTATTAA
- a CDS encoding amidohydrolase family protein: MNYKFLLSFLNLILFYINASAQPAPAPVQKEIICIQGGTIHVGNGTLIPNGIIIFEKNKIIYVGIDSNQCKGVKTKINASGKHIYPGFICPATNLGLAEIEQVKATLDDREIGSLNANVRSLTAYNTDSKIIPTVRSNGMLLAQIIPQGGIISGQSSILQLDAWNWEDAVIKADDGVFLNWPGLSFRNYTSDTEKQQTQDRYQLELNSIKNYFDEAFAYANQSQHFEKNLGFEALRLLWTSKKKLYIRAHQAKAIIQAVQFAKNYGITPILVGASDSWRITDFLKQNQIPIILTDLHSLPLREDDDIDQPYKNPKILQDQGILFCLSMNGFWQQRNLVFQAGHALGYGLEYEQAVASISLNAAKIMGIEEQTGSIEIGKDATLFISDGDALDIRSNHVTRAFIQGRDIDLDNKQKELYRRFWSKYHPN; encoded by the coding sequence ATGAACTATAAATTCTTATTGTCTTTCCTGAATTTAATACTTTTCTACATAAATGCCTCGGCACAACCAGCTCCAGCCCCTGTGCAAAAGGAAATAATTTGTATTCAAGGTGGTACCATTCATGTTGGAAATGGAACACTGATTCCGAATGGAATAATTATTTTTGAAAAAAATAAAATAATCTATGTTGGAATCGATTCCAATCAATGTAAAGGTGTAAAAACAAAAATTAATGCTTCTGGAAAACATATATATCCGGGATTTATTTGTCCGGCAACCAATCTGGGTTTAGCTGAAATAGAACAGGTTAAAGCAACGCTGGACGATCGGGAAATTGGTAGCTTAAATGCTAACGTACGTTCGTTAACTGCATATAACACCGATAGCAAAATAATACCAACCGTAAGAAGTAATGGAATGCTTTTAGCTCAAATAATTCCTCAAGGTGGCATTATATCTGGTCAATCCAGCATCCTGCAACTGGATGCCTGGAATTGGGAAGATGCCGTAATCAAAGCAGATGATGGTGTTTTTTTAAATTGGCCTGGCTTGTCCTTTAGAAATTATACTTCTGATACTGAAAAACAACAAACGCAGGATAGATATCAGTTAGAATTAAATAGTATAAAAAACTACTTTGATGAAGCCTTTGCTTATGCAAACCAAAGCCAACATTTCGAAAAAAACCTCGGATTTGAAGCATTAAGATTACTTTGGACTTCCAAAAAAAAGCTTTACATCAGAGCACATCAAGCAAAAGCAATAATACAAGCCGTTCAATTTGCTAAAAATTATGGCATTACACCCATATTAGTAGGAGCTTCAGATTCCTGGAGAATTACTGATTTTTTAAAACAAAACCAGATTCCCATAATTCTTACAGACCTTCATAGTTTACCGCTTCGGGAAGATGATGACATTGATCAACCTTATAAAAATCCAAAAATCCTACAAGATCAAGGCATTCTATTCTGTTTAAGTATGAATGGCTTCTGGCAACAACGCAATTTAGTTTTTCAGGCAGGACATGCTTTAGGATATGGATTAGAATACGAACAAGCCGTTGCTTCTATTTCTTTGAATGCTGCAAAAATAATGGGAATTGAAGAACAAACCGGCAGTATTGAAATTGGAAAAGATGCTACGCTTTTTATCAGCGATGGAGATGCCTTAGATATAAGAAGCAATCATGTCACCCGAGCATTTATTCAAGGCCGTGATATCGATCTGGATAATAAACAAAAAGAACTTTACCGGCGTTTTTGGTCAAAATATCATCCAAATTAA
- a CDS encoding VIT1/CCC1 transporter family protein codes for MISKNTQTEIDAYYLYHKLAENEKDPVIKDVFFQMSEIEKGHAIAFLKNQKLSLEPFPKPSKKALVINQIGRWFGYDFVLGILMDTEKSISKAMISAKIKNKMEISGSETNHVKILRNILDSEAKIGGGSFARFEKRHRSVGGNAIRAAVLGGNDGLISNFSLVMGVAGATGGQSTVLLTGIAGLLAGALSMALGEWISVKSSQELYENQMQLEMEELEINPAGEQQEIALIYIAKGIPSEQAKVMAEEILKDKKKAHEFLVKEELGINAEELKGSAMEAAFFSFILFAIGAIIPVAPFFFTSGMTAIYLSVGFSALGLFIIGAAITLFTGKAVLFSGFRQVFFGLSAAAITFLIGKLIGVSMIG; via the coding sequence ATGATATCTAAAAATACACAAACGGAAATAGATGCTTATTACTTATATCATAAACTAGCAGAAAATGAAAAAGACCCTGTAATAAAGGATGTTTTTTTTCAGATGAGTGAAATTGAAAAAGGACATGCAATTGCATTTTTAAAGAATCAAAAGCTTTCCTTAGAACCCTTTCCAAAACCATCTAAAAAGGCGCTAGTGATAAATCAAATTGGGCGTTGGTTTGGATATGACTTTGTATTGGGGATTTTAATGGATACTGAAAAAAGTATCTCAAAAGCCATGATTTCTGCCAAGATTAAAAACAAAATGGAAATTAGCGGCAGTGAAACCAACCATGTAAAAATTTTACGGAACATACTTGATAGTGAAGCAAAAATTGGGGGTGGTTCTTTTGCAAGATTTGAGAAAAGACATCGATCTGTAGGTGGGAATGCAATCCGAGCAGCAGTGTTAGGTGGGAATGATGGTCTCATATCAAATTTTAGTTTAGTCATGGGTGTGGCAGGTGCAACGGGAGGCCAAAGTACCGTTTTATTAACCGGGATCGCAGGCCTTCTTGCAGGTGCTTTGTCGATGGCATTAGGAGAATGGATCTCCGTTAAAAGTTCACAAGAACTTTATGAAAATCAAATGCAGTTGGAAATGGAAGAGCTGGAAATAAATCCAGCAGGTGAACAGCAAGAAATTGCTTTAATTTATATAGCTAAAGGGATTCCTTCGGAACAAGCAAAAGTAATGGCAGAAGAAATTCTAAAAGACAAGAAGAAAGCGCATGAATTTTTAGTTAAAGAAGAATTGGGTATTAATGCAGAAGAATTAAAAGGATCTGCAATGGAAGCAGCATTTTTTTCTTTCATACTTTTTGCAATTGGGGCCATCATTCCCGTAGCACCATTCTTTTTTACTTCCGGTATGACTGCTATCTATTTAAGTGTAGGATTTAGTGCCTTGGGTTTATTTATAATTGGAGCAGCAATCACCTTATTTACCGGAAAGGCGGTACTTTTTTCAGGATTTCGTCAAGTATTTTTTGGATTGTCGGCTGCAGCAATAACGTTTTTAATTGGTAAATTAATTGGTGTATCCATGATTGGATAA
- the murI gene encoding glutamate racemase codes for MKAEARRPIGIFDSGIGGLTVASAIHKLLPQESFIYFGDTAHLPYGEKSHDAIRYFSLRICKFLLEKNCKAIVVACNSASTAAYEVLLDFFKEKAIFVNVVDPLVDHCCSFSFTNIGLIATHATVQSGVYDKQFKKRNAQLKLKSLATPLLAPMIEEGFVNNTISHSVIENYLSDPILDGIEALLLACTHYPLIKQEIAEFYNPKIPVLDSTNVTAIALKTALKNKDLLCEEKIGEDQFFVSDYSENFLKTTKLFYPEAIDLKRMNIWE; via the coding sequence GTGAAAGCAGAAGCCAGAAGGCCCATAGGAATTTTTGATTCAGGCATTGGAGGTCTGACGGTAGCTTCTGCAATTCATAAATTATTACCTCAAGAAAGTTTCATTTATTTTGGTGATACTGCACATTTGCCATATGGTGAAAAATCACATGATGCCATTCGATATTTTTCATTGCGAATCTGTAAATTTTTATTGGAGAAAAACTGTAAGGCAATCGTTGTTGCATGTAATTCAGCATCCACTGCAGCATATGAAGTGTTATTAGATTTTTTTAAGGAAAAAGCAATTTTTGTAAATGTAGTGGATCCTCTTGTAGACCATTGTTGTAGCTTTTCTTTTACGAATATCGGATTAATAGCAACGCATGCAACCGTGCAATCTGGTGTTTATGATAAACAATTCAAAAAAAGAAATGCGCAACTTAAATTAAAGTCATTGGCTACGCCATTGTTAGCACCCATGATAGAAGAAGGATTTGTAAATAATACGATTAGTCATTCTGTAATTGAGAATTATTTATCCGATCCAATTCTTGATGGTATTGAAGCTTTACTATTAGCGTGTACGCACTATCCCTTAATTAAACAAGAAATTGCTGAATTTTACAATCCTAAAATACCCGTTCTTGATTCCACAAATGTTACTGCAATAGCACTGAAAACAGCTTTGAAAAATAAAGATCTGCTATGTGAAGAAAAAATTGGAGAAGATCAATTTTTTGTTTCTGATTATTCTGAAAATTTCTTGAAAACAACTAAATTGTTTTATCCCGAAGCAATTGATTTGAAGCGGATGAACATTTGGGAGTAG
- a CDS encoding M48 family metalloprotease, producing the protein MNNKILIFGIIALLTLSCKTLKDGWDNLNLFPVSQDVELGKQVYDEINANQIEFPKVPETGNEELYSYINGIVQKILNSGKVEYSKDFAWKITLINDIKTQNAFATPGGYIFVYTGLIKFLDSEDQLAGVLGHEIAHASKRHSTKQLTKSLGLQVLADAALGKQETVKQVATALISLSFSRAHETQADSMSVIYLCPTDYNANGASAFFKKIKDQPTPPSWLSTHPNPSNRIENIDSKHKALNCAGKSSYVSQYNKIKLLLDKIIPPPPKVDNKKTLPNTNSNKKTNPEKDKMNKPVPSQNKGTEGQNKKIEKPGGGK; encoded by the coding sequence ATGAATAATAAAATATTGATTTTTGGAATTATTGCGCTCCTTACGCTTTCTTGTAAAACTTTAAAAGATGGATGGGATAATTTAAATCTGTTTCCAGTAAGTCAGGATGTAGAATTAGGCAAACAAGTGTATGATGAAATAAATGCAAATCAAATAGAGTTTCCGAAAGTACCAGAAACCGGCAATGAAGAACTTTATAGCTATATAAATGGCATCGTTCAAAAAATTTTGAATTCTGGAAAAGTTGAATATTCAAAAGATTTTGCCTGGAAGATTACCTTAATTAATGATATTAAGACACAAAATGCTTTTGCTACGCCAGGTGGTTATATATTTGTTTATACCGGACTCATTAAATTTCTCGATTCTGAAGATCAACTTGCAGGTGTATTGGGACATGAAATTGCACATGCATCCAAAAGACATAGTACAAAACAATTGACAAAATCATTGGGTTTACAAGTTCTTGCGGATGCAGCACTTGGGAAACAAGAAACCGTAAAACAGGTGGCTACGGCGCTTATATCTTTAAGTTTTAGCAGAGCACATGAAACGCAGGCAGATTCAATGTCTGTAATTTATTTATGTCCAACGGATTATAATGCAAACGGAGCATCCGCTTTTTTTAAAAAGATAAAAGACCAACCAACACCTCCTTCATGGCTTAGTACCCATCCAAATCCAAGTAATCGCATTGAAAATATAGATAGCAAACACAAGGCCTTAAATTGTGCTGGTAAATCTTCTTATGTTAGCCAGTATAATAAGATTAAACTTTTGTTAGATAAAATTATTCCACCGCCTCCGAAAGTAGATAATAAAAAAACTTTACCGAATACAAATTCTAATAAAAAAACCAACCCGGAAAAAGATAAAATGAATAAACCGGTTCCATCTCAGAATAAAGGAACTGAAGGTCAGAATAAAAAAATTGAGAAACCTGGTGGAGGAAAGTAA
- a CDS encoding DUF4294 domain-containing protein encodes MHFLLFYILLILPYCVNAQVEDKEYQTIIDGIPVIVQIRNGDTTIFAELEKAVVKPVKFYTEQKEQERYLKYKRYAAVVYPYAVHAVRLYNQLQTATTGQSEKERRKFVKNISYTLEEEFEKPLKNLTKTQGFLLTKMIERELDKPFYSIIKELKGGFTAFYWNQLGKMNGYKLKDQYHAGDDELLDSVLEEFDLKKDLN; translated from the coding sequence ATGCATTTTCTACTATTTTATATTCTATTAATTTTACCCTATTGCGTAAATGCTCAGGTTGAAGATAAAGAATATCAAACGATTATTGATGGCATACCGGTGATTGTACAGATTCGAAATGGAGATACTACCATTTTTGCTGAATTAGAAAAAGCTGTTGTAAAACCTGTTAAATTTTATACGGAACAAAAAGAACAGGAACGCTATTTAAAATATAAACGATATGCTGCCGTTGTCTATCCATATGCTGTTCATGCCGTTCGATTATACAATCAATTACAAACCGCAACAACAGGACAATCTGAAAAAGAAAGAAGAAAATTTGTTAAAAATATAAGTTATACACTGGAAGAAGAATTTGAGAAGCCTCTCAAAAATCTAACTAAAACACAAGGTTTTTTGCTAACAAAAATGATTGAAAGGGAATTAGATAAACCATTTTATTCCATAATAAAAGAATTGAAAGGTGGTTTTACTGCCTTTTATTGGAATCAACTCGGAAAAATGAATGGCTATAAACTTAAAGACCAATATCATGCAGGTGATGATGAACTCCTGGATTCTGTTTTAGAAGAATTTGATTTAAAAAAAGATTTAAATTAA